In Drosophila kikkawai strain 14028-0561.14 unplaced genomic scaffold, DkikHiC1v2 scaffold_321, whole genome shotgun sequence, one DNA window encodes the following:
- the LOC138929550 gene encoding uncharacterized protein produces the protein MHYDEHKIIISADKRPTGSHARQFNAPTINEVAVVIVGENVESHDIVLKRRDNGQLQRVYETHRSYDALQYPLMFCRGEDGYHFNIKMVNPTTGEETNKKVSCMNFYAYRLMIRLDVDNHLLRYRRLFQQYCVDMYVKVETERLNFIRFNQSKLRSDEYIHLRDAIPTEGHPANIRFLTILPATYVGSPRHMHEYAQDAMTYVRNYGRPDLFITFTCNPKWPEITNLLLPGQTSSDRPDITARVFKQKITVLMDYIVKQKVFGAVRCWMYSVEWQKRGLPHAHILLWMFDKIRLDHIDSIISAEIPDKQTDPELHSIVTTSMIHGPCGVHNPESVCMKNGNCTKRFPRPLTAETISGNDGYPLYRRRSPDDNGKWIELMVKRNETNVTVIVDNRWIVPYCPLLSKTFSTHCNVEYCNSIKSIKYVCKYVNKGSDMAVFGIADPNANDEVTKFQLGISMFFTWPAIRSLFACGKAVIIIYFCTG, from the exons atgcattatgacgaacataaaatcattatcagcgctgacaaaagacccactggtagccatgcaagacaatttaatgctcccactatcaatgaagtcgcagtggtgattgttggcgagaatgttgaatcacacgatattgttcttaagcgtcgggataatggccaattgcagcgagtttatgagactcatcggtcttatgatgctcttcaatacccgttgatgttctgtcgtggagaagatgggtatcacttcaacataaagatggtcaatccaacgacag gagaagaaacgaataagaaggttagctgtatgaatttttatgcgtatcgattgatgattcgacttgatgttgacaatcatctgttaagataccgccgtttgtttcaacagtactgtgtcgacatgtacgtcaaagtagaaacggaacgtctcaatttcattcgttttaatcagtcgaagttgcgctcagacgagtacatccacttgcgtgacgccatccCTACTGAAGGACACCCGGCCAACATCCGTTTTTTGACcattctcccagctacttatgttggaagcccgcgccatatgcatgaGTATGCTCAAGATGCGATGACGTATGTCCGGAATTACGGACGCCCGGATTTATTCATCACCTTCACATGCAATCCGAAATGGCCCGAAATTACCAATTTGTTGCTTCCAGGACAAACATCCAGCGATCGACCTGACATCACTGCACGAGTATTCAAGCAGAAGATCACAGTACTTATGGATTACATTGTTAAGCAGAAGGTTTTTGGCGCAGTTCGTTGTTGGATGTACTCGGTTGAGTGGCAAAAGCGTGGCTTACCACATGCGCACATTCTGCTCTGGATGTTCGACAAGATCCGACTAGATCATATTGATTCGATTATTTCAGCCGAAATACCAGATAAGCAAACTGATCCCGAGCTGCATTCCATTGTGACAACGAGCATGATCCATGGCCCTTGCGGAGTCCACAACCCAGAGTCAGTATGCATGAAAAACGGAAACTGCACAAAACGATTTCCCCGTCCGTTGACGGCTGAAACAATCAGTGGAAACGATGGATATCCATTGTATAGGCGTCGTTCTCCAGATGATAACGGCAAATGGATCGAATTAATGGTGAAACGTAACGAAACAAACGTAACAGTAATCGTGGATAACCGCTGGATCGTTCCATATTGCCCGCTTTTGTCGAAAACGTTCTCAACGCATTGCAATGTTGAGTACTGCAACTCTATCAAATCCATCAAATACGTTTGCAAATATGTGAACAAAGGGAGCGACATGGCGGTGTTTGGCATTGCTGATCCGAATGCAAACGACGAGGTGACGAAATTTCAACTTGGAATATccatgtttttcacatggccagctatacgtagcctgttcgcgtgtgggaaagccgtcatcattatttatttttgcacaggataa